A window of Melopsittacus undulatus isolate bMelUnd1 chromosome 2, bMelUnd1.mat.Z, whole genome shotgun sequence contains these coding sequences:
- the USP16 gene encoding ubiquitin carboxyl-terminal hydrolase 16 isoform X1 produces the protein MGKKRIKGKPAQSDESADTLEPVCKHIRKGLEQGHLKKALLNVEWHVCQDCKADNKTQEKSEEETSESPSIWLCLKCGHRGCGRNSQEQHALKHYETPRSDPHCLVLSLDNWSVWCYICDTEVPYGTSSRLGQTVDYIRKQVCTGSSHTVQKQQENKDIENKKVEKDSKNEQEKEVSLKEENSNSSTNSEVTVKGLSNLGNTCFFNAVMQNLSQTPVLRELLKEAKMSGTTVKIESPELSMEPQLIKLDQPGPLTLAMYQFLTEMQETKRGVVTPKELFAQVCKKAIRFKGYQQQDSHELLRYLLDGMRSEEMQQISVGILKALTDSNKQNEEEIKKKIKEYEKKKGIQSFVDRIFGGELTSTIMCEECRTVSLVHESFLDLSLPVLDDQKVKNTNERNIKKNKEKESEDEENKNDDCYLKQRDEPPGTSKHLQKKVKKQAKKQAKSQRRQQKLQGKVLHLTDICATEQPEKDFEHNQESEAEIDSEMPDMKQEEESSNDCKDHCLTQKDLNIQGNSTEVQSMHENTGKPEQECVEKESLGDLPMGDLDCPGKLVNGLDNISLKDEGDENNDKELATDFSKLHLSDNAEPDMSTLDDLQSVPIKTCEVLTEDSGTAFCTLANREDLNPEEGSIHHCLYQFTRNEKLTETNKLLCDVCTQRHYGPKKNIKSMTNYLICCLGEKYIYTNAKKQMLISLAPPVLTLHLKRFQQAGFNLRKVNRHIKFPEVIDLAPFCTAKCKNVAEGNTKVLYSLYGVVEHSGTMRSGHYTAYAKMRSMNNHLSDLVLRGQPPQALETEPVKGQWFHISDTHVQAVSASKVLNSQAYLLFYERLL, from the exons AACCTGTGTGCAAGCATATTCGTAAAGGATTAGAACAAGGTCATCTGAAAAAGGCGCTACTGAATGTGGAATGGCATGTTTGTCAGGACTGCAAGGCAGATAATAAGACACAAGAGAAGTCTGAAGAGGAGACCAGTGAAAGCCCTTCAATATGGTTATGTCTAAAATGTGGCCATAGG GGCTGTGGCAGAAATTCTCAAGAACAGCATGCTTTAAAGCATTACGAAACGCCAAGATCAGATCCCCATTGTTTGGTTCTCAGTTTGGACAACTGGAGTGTGTG GTGCTACATATGTGATACTGAAGTTCCATATGGTACTTCAAGCCGATTGGGCCAGACTGTGGATTATATTAGAAAACAAGTTTGCACTGGCTCATCACATACAG taCAAAAGCAACAAGAGAACAAagatattgaaaataaaaaagtagaaaaggacagcaaaaatgagcaagaaaaagaagtctCGCTTAAAGAAGAGAATTCTAATTCAAGTACTAATTCGGAAGTGACTGTGAAGGGACTTAGTAATTTGGGGAATACATGTTTCTTTAATGCAGTGATGCAG AATTTATCACAAACTCCAGTCCTGAGGGAGCTGCTTAAAGAAGCTAAAATGTCTGGCACAACAGTTAAAATCGAGTCACCCGAGTTATCCATG gaaCCTCAACTGATAAAACTAGATCAGCCAGGTCCTTTGACATTAGCCATGTATCAATTCCTGACAGAAATGCAAGAGACAAAAAGAGGGGTCGTCACTCCTAAGGAACTTTTTGCTCAGGTTTGTAAAAA AGCAATACGATTTAAAGGTTATCAGCAGCAAGACAGTCATGAGTTGCTTCGTTACTTACTTGATGGAATGAGATCAGAAGAAATGCAA CAAATAAGTGTTGGAATACTGAAGGCACTGACTGACTCtaacaaacaaaatgaagaagaaattaaaaagaaaattaaag aatatgaaaagaaaaagggaatacAGAGTTTTGTGGATCGGATTTTTGGTGGAGAATTAACCAGTACAATTATGTGTGAGGAATGCAGAACT GTATCCTTGGTCCATGAGTCTTTCCTTGATTTGTCGCTTCCTGTACTAGATGATCAG aaagtaaaaaataccAATGAgagaaacattaagaaaaacaaagaaaaggaatctGAGGATGAAGAGAATAAAAACGATGACTGTTACCTTAAGCAGAGAGATGAGCCCCCTGGTACAAGTAAGCACCTTCAGAAAAAAGTCAAGAAACAGGCCAAAAAACAAGCTAAG AGCCAACGCCGTCAACAAAAACTTCAAGGAAAAGTGCTTCACTTGACAGATATCTGTGCAACTGAACAGCCAGAAAAAGATTTTGAACACAACCAAGAATCAGAGGCAGAAATTGACTCTGAAATGCCTGATATGAAGCAAGAAGAGGAGTCATCAAATGATTGCAAAGATCACTGCTTAACTCAAAAAGACTTGAATATACAGGGAAATAGTACAGAAGTTCAGAGCATGcatgaaaatacaggaaagcCTGAACAAGAGTGTGTAGAAAAGGAGTCTCTCGGGGATCTCCCTATGGGAGACTTAGATTGTCCTGGCAAATTAGTTAATGGACTTGACAATATATCTTTGAAAGATGAAGGTGATGAAAATAATGACAAAGAGCTTGCTACTGACTTTTCAAAACTACATTTGAGTGACAATGCTGAACCTGATATGAGTACCTTAGATGACCTTCAGTCTGTTCCCATCAAGACATGTGAAGTATTGACTGAAGATTCAGGGACAGCATTTTGTACTCTTGCAAATAGGGAAGATCTGAATCCAGAAGAAGGTTCAATCCATCACTGTTTGTATCAGTTTACCCGTAATGAAAAACTTACTGAGACCAATAAACTACTCTGTGATGTATGTACACAAAGACATTATGGACCAAAGAAGAACATAAAAAGTATGACAAATTATCTTATCTGCTGCTTGG gtgaaaaatatatttatactaATGCCAAAAAGCAGATGCTAATCTCTCTTGCTCCTCCAGTTTTAACTCTTCACTTAAAAAGGTTTCAACAG gCTGGATTTAATCTCCGGAAGGTTAACAGGCATATCAAGTTCCCAGAAGTGATAGACTTGGCTCCTTTCTGTACAGCTAAATGTAAA AATGTGGCTGAAGGGAACACAAAAGTATTATACTCTCTCTATGGAGTTGTTGAGCACAGTGGAACAATGAGGTCTGGGCACTATACTGCATATGCTAAAATGCGAAGTATGAACAACCATCTCTCTGATCTTGTCCTTCGAGGACAACCTCCTCAAG CTTTAGAAACTGAACCAGTAAAAGGGCAGTGGTTCCACATCAGTGACACCCACGTACAAGCTGTGTCTGCATCAAAAGTTCTGAACTCTCAAGCCTATCTTCTCTTCTATGAGCGACTCCTTTAA
- the USP16 gene encoding ubiquitin carboxyl-terminal hydrolase 16 isoform X2: protein MGKKRIKGKPAQSDESADTLEPVCKHIRKGLEQGHLKKALLNVEWHVCQDCKADNKTQEKSEEETSESPSIWLCLKCGHRGCGRNSQEQHALKHYETPRSDPHCLVLSLDNWSVWCYICDTEVPYGTSSRLGQTVDYIRKQVCTGSSHTVQKQQENKDIENKKVEKDSKNEQEKEVSLKEENSNSSTNSEVTVKGLSNLGNTCFFNAVMQNLSQTPVLRELLKEAKMSGTTVKIESPELSMEPQLIKLDQPGPLTLAMYQFLTEMQETKRGVVTPKELFAQVCKKAIRFKGYQQQDSHELLRYLLDGMRSEEMQQISVGILKALTDSNKQNEEEIKKKIKEYEKKKGIQSFVDRIFGGELTSTIMCEECRTVSLVHESFLDLSLPVLDDQKVKNTNERNIKKNKEKESEDEENKNDDCYLKQRDEPPGTSKHLQKKVKKQAKKQAKSQRRQQKLQGKVLHLTDICATEQPEKDFEHNQESEAEIDSEMPDMKQEEESSNDCKDHCLTQKDLNIQGNSTEVQSMHENTGKPEQECVEKESLGDLPMGDLDCPGKLVNGLDNISLKDEGDENNDKELATDFSKLHLSDNAEPDMSTLDDLQSVPIKTCEVLTEDSGTAFCTLANREDLNPEEGSIHHCLYQFTRNEKLTETNKLLCDVCTQRHYGPKKNIKSEKYIYTNAKKQMLISLAPPVLTLHLKRFQQAGFNLRKVNRHIKFPEVIDLAPFCTAKCKNVAEGNTKVLYSLYGVVEHSGTMRSGHYTAYAKMRSMNNHLSDLVLRGQPPQALETEPVKGQWFHISDTHVQAVSASKVLNSQAYLLFYERLL, encoded by the exons AACCTGTGTGCAAGCATATTCGTAAAGGATTAGAACAAGGTCATCTGAAAAAGGCGCTACTGAATGTGGAATGGCATGTTTGTCAGGACTGCAAGGCAGATAATAAGACACAAGAGAAGTCTGAAGAGGAGACCAGTGAAAGCCCTTCAATATGGTTATGTCTAAAATGTGGCCATAGG GGCTGTGGCAGAAATTCTCAAGAACAGCATGCTTTAAAGCATTACGAAACGCCAAGATCAGATCCCCATTGTTTGGTTCTCAGTTTGGACAACTGGAGTGTGTG GTGCTACATATGTGATACTGAAGTTCCATATGGTACTTCAAGCCGATTGGGCCAGACTGTGGATTATATTAGAAAACAAGTTTGCACTGGCTCATCACATACAG taCAAAAGCAACAAGAGAACAAagatattgaaaataaaaaagtagaaaaggacagcaaaaatgagcaagaaaaagaagtctCGCTTAAAGAAGAGAATTCTAATTCAAGTACTAATTCGGAAGTGACTGTGAAGGGACTTAGTAATTTGGGGAATACATGTTTCTTTAATGCAGTGATGCAG AATTTATCACAAACTCCAGTCCTGAGGGAGCTGCTTAAAGAAGCTAAAATGTCTGGCACAACAGTTAAAATCGAGTCACCCGAGTTATCCATG gaaCCTCAACTGATAAAACTAGATCAGCCAGGTCCTTTGACATTAGCCATGTATCAATTCCTGACAGAAATGCAAGAGACAAAAAGAGGGGTCGTCACTCCTAAGGAACTTTTTGCTCAGGTTTGTAAAAA AGCAATACGATTTAAAGGTTATCAGCAGCAAGACAGTCATGAGTTGCTTCGTTACTTACTTGATGGAATGAGATCAGAAGAAATGCAA CAAATAAGTGTTGGAATACTGAAGGCACTGACTGACTCtaacaaacaaaatgaagaagaaattaaaaagaaaattaaag aatatgaaaagaaaaagggaatacAGAGTTTTGTGGATCGGATTTTTGGTGGAGAATTAACCAGTACAATTATGTGTGAGGAATGCAGAACT GTATCCTTGGTCCATGAGTCTTTCCTTGATTTGTCGCTTCCTGTACTAGATGATCAG aaagtaaaaaataccAATGAgagaaacattaagaaaaacaaagaaaaggaatctGAGGATGAAGAGAATAAAAACGATGACTGTTACCTTAAGCAGAGAGATGAGCCCCCTGGTACAAGTAAGCACCTTCAGAAAAAAGTCAAGAAACAGGCCAAAAAACAAGCTAAG AGCCAACGCCGTCAACAAAAACTTCAAGGAAAAGTGCTTCACTTGACAGATATCTGTGCAACTGAACAGCCAGAAAAAGATTTTGAACACAACCAAGAATCAGAGGCAGAAATTGACTCTGAAATGCCTGATATGAAGCAAGAAGAGGAGTCATCAAATGATTGCAAAGATCACTGCTTAACTCAAAAAGACTTGAATATACAGGGAAATAGTACAGAAGTTCAGAGCATGcatgaaaatacaggaaagcCTGAACAAGAGTGTGTAGAAAAGGAGTCTCTCGGGGATCTCCCTATGGGAGACTTAGATTGTCCTGGCAAATTAGTTAATGGACTTGACAATATATCTTTGAAAGATGAAGGTGATGAAAATAATGACAAAGAGCTTGCTACTGACTTTTCAAAACTACATTTGAGTGACAATGCTGAACCTGATATGAGTACCTTAGATGACCTTCAGTCTGTTCCCATCAAGACATGTGAAGTATTGACTGAAGATTCAGGGACAGCATTTTGTACTCTTGCAAATAGGGAAGATCTGAATCCAGAAGAAGGTTCAATCCATCACTGTTTGTATCAGTTTACCCGTAATGAAAAACTTACTGAGACCAATAAACTACTCTGTGATGTATGTACACAAAGACATTATGGACCAAAGAAGAACATAAAAA gtgaaaaatatatttatactaATGCCAAAAAGCAGATGCTAATCTCTCTTGCTCCTCCAGTTTTAACTCTTCACTTAAAAAGGTTTCAACAG gCTGGATTTAATCTCCGGAAGGTTAACAGGCATATCAAGTTCCCAGAAGTGATAGACTTGGCTCCTTTCTGTACAGCTAAATGTAAA AATGTGGCTGAAGGGAACACAAAAGTATTATACTCTCTCTATGGAGTTGTTGAGCACAGTGGAACAATGAGGTCTGGGCACTATACTGCATATGCTAAAATGCGAAGTATGAACAACCATCTCTCTGATCTTGTCCTTCGAGGACAACCTCCTCAAG CTTTAGAAACTGAACCAGTAAAAGGGCAGTGGTTCCACATCAGTGACACCCACGTACAAGCTGTGTCTGCATCAAAAGTTCTGAACTCTCAAGCCTATCTTCTCTTCTATGAGCGACTCCTTTAA
- the USP16 gene encoding ubiquitin carboxyl-terminal hydrolase 16 isoform X3: MGCGRNSQEQHALKHYETPRSDPHCLVLSLDNWSVWCYICDTEVPYGTSSRLGQTVDYIRKQVCTGSSHTVQKQQENKDIENKKVEKDSKNEQEKEVSLKEENSNSSTNSEVTVKGLSNLGNTCFFNAVMQNLSQTPVLRELLKEAKMSGTTVKIESPELSMEPQLIKLDQPGPLTLAMYQFLTEMQETKRGVVTPKELFAQVCKKAIRFKGYQQQDSHELLRYLLDGMRSEEMQQISVGILKALTDSNKQNEEEIKKKIKEYEKKKGIQSFVDRIFGGELTSTIMCEECRTVSLVHESFLDLSLPVLDDQKVKNTNERNIKKNKEKESEDEENKNDDCYLKQRDEPPGTSKHLQKKVKKQAKKQAKSQRRQQKLQGKVLHLTDICATEQPEKDFEHNQESEAEIDSEMPDMKQEEESSNDCKDHCLTQKDLNIQGNSTEVQSMHENTGKPEQECVEKESLGDLPMGDLDCPGKLVNGLDNISLKDEGDENNDKELATDFSKLHLSDNAEPDMSTLDDLQSVPIKTCEVLTEDSGTAFCTLANREDLNPEEGSIHHCLYQFTRNEKLTETNKLLCDVCTQRHYGPKKNIKSMTNYLICCLGEKYIYTNAKKQMLISLAPPVLTLHLKRFQQAGFNLRKVNRHIKFPEVIDLAPFCTAKCKNVAEGNTKVLYSLYGVVEHSGTMRSGHYTAYAKMRSMNNHLSDLVLRGQPPQALETEPVKGQWFHISDTHVQAVSASKVLNSQAYLLFYERLL; this comes from the exons ATG GGCTGTGGCAGAAATTCTCAAGAACAGCATGCTTTAAAGCATTACGAAACGCCAAGATCAGATCCCCATTGTTTGGTTCTCAGTTTGGACAACTGGAGTGTGTG GTGCTACATATGTGATACTGAAGTTCCATATGGTACTTCAAGCCGATTGGGCCAGACTGTGGATTATATTAGAAAACAAGTTTGCACTGGCTCATCACATACAG taCAAAAGCAACAAGAGAACAAagatattgaaaataaaaaagtagaaaaggacagcaaaaatgagcaagaaaaagaagtctCGCTTAAAGAAGAGAATTCTAATTCAAGTACTAATTCGGAAGTGACTGTGAAGGGACTTAGTAATTTGGGGAATACATGTTTCTTTAATGCAGTGATGCAG AATTTATCACAAACTCCAGTCCTGAGGGAGCTGCTTAAAGAAGCTAAAATGTCTGGCACAACAGTTAAAATCGAGTCACCCGAGTTATCCATG gaaCCTCAACTGATAAAACTAGATCAGCCAGGTCCTTTGACATTAGCCATGTATCAATTCCTGACAGAAATGCAAGAGACAAAAAGAGGGGTCGTCACTCCTAAGGAACTTTTTGCTCAGGTTTGTAAAAA AGCAATACGATTTAAAGGTTATCAGCAGCAAGACAGTCATGAGTTGCTTCGTTACTTACTTGATGGAATGAGATCAGAAGAAATGCAA CAAATAAGTGTTGGAATACTGAAGGCACTGACTGACTCtaacaaacaaaatgaagaagaaattaaaaagaaaattaaag aatatgaaaagaaaaagggaatacAGAGTTTTGTGGATCGGATTTTTGGTGGAGAATTAACCAGTACAATTATGTGTGAGGAATGCAGAACT GTATCCTTGGTCCATGAGTCTTTCCTTGATTTGTCGCTTCCTGTACTAGATGATCAG aaagtaaaaaataccAATGAgagaaacattaagaaaaacaaagaaaaggaatctGAGGATGAAGAGAATAAAAACGATGACTGTTACCTTAAGCAGAGAGATGAGCCCCCTGGTACAAGTAAGCACCTTCAGAAAAAAGTCAAGAAACAGGCCAAAAAACAAGCTAAG AGCCAACGCCGTCAACAAAAACTTCAAGGAAAAGTGCTTCACTTGACAGATATCTGTGCAACTGAACAGCCAGAAAAAGATTTTGAACACAACCAAGAATCAGAGGCAGAAATTGACTCTGAAATGCCTGATATGAAGCAAGAAGAGGAGTCATCAAATGATTGCAAAGATCACTGCTTAACTCAAAAAGACTTGAATATACAGGGAAATAGTACAGAAGTTCAGAGCATGcatgaaaatacaggaaagcCTGAACAAGAGTGTGTAGAAAAGGAGTCTCTCGGGGATCTCCCTATGGGAGACTTAGATTGTCCTGGCAAATTAGTTAATGGACTTGACAATATATCTTTGAAAGATGAAGGTGATGAAAATAATGACAAAGAGCTTGCTACTGACTTTTCAAAACTACATTTGAGTGACAATGCTGAACCTGATATGAGTACCTTAGATGACCTTCAGTCTGTTCCCATCAAGACATGTGAAGTATTGACTGAAGATTCAGGGACAGCATTTTGTACTCTTGCAAATAGGGAAGATCTGAATCCAGAAGAAGGTTCAATCCATCACTGTTTGTATCAGTTTACCCGTAATGAAAAACTTACTGAGACCAATAAACTACTCTGTGATGTATGTACACAAAGACATTATGGACCAAAGAAGAACATAAAAAGTATGACAAATTATCTTATCTGCTGCTTGG gtgaaaaatatatttatactaATGCCAAAAAGCAGATGCTAATCTCTCTTGCTCCTCCAGTTTTAACTCTTCACTTAAAAAGGTTTCAACAG gCTGGATTTAATCTCCGGAAGGTTAACAGGCATATCAAGTTCCCAGAAGTGATAGACTTGGCTCCTTTCTGTACAGCTAAATGTAAA AATGTGGCTGAAGGGAACACAAAAGTATTATACTCTCTCTATGGAGTTGTTGAGCACAGTGGAACAATGAGGTCTGGGCACTATACTGCATATGCTAAAATGCGAAGTATGAACAACCATCTCTCTGATCTTGTCCTTCGAGGACAACCTCCTCAAG CTTTAGAAACTGAACCAGTAAAAGGGCAGTGGTTCCACATCAGTGACACCCACGTACAAGCTGTGTCTGCATCAAAAGTTCTGAACTCTCAAGCCTATCTTCTCTTCTATGAGCGACTCCTTTAA